In Zingiber officinale cultivar Zhangliang chromosome 6A, Zo_v1.1, whole genome shotgun sequence, a single genomic region encodes these proteins:
- the LOC121995784 gene encoding uncharacterized protein At5g02240-like has translation MADASSRITVLVTGAAGRTGQIVFKKLKERSDQFIARGLVRTEESKEKIGGADDIFVADIRDDKAIVPAVQGIDALIILTSAVPKMKPGFDPSKGGRPEFYFEDGLYPEQVDWIGQKNQIDAAKAADVKHIVLVGSMGGTNPNHPLNSLGNGNILVWKRKAEQYLAESGVPYTIIRPGGLLDKDGSQRELVVGKDDELLQTDTKSIPRADVAEVCIQALLNEEIKFKAFDLASKPEGAGTATMDFKSLFSQVTARF, from the exons ATGGCCGATGCTTCCTCCAGGATCACCGTTCTCGTCACTGGCGCCGCCGGTCGCACAG ggcaaattgtttttaaaaaattgaaagaaaGGTCAGATCAGTTTATTGCAAGAGGACTTGTACGTACTGAGGAAAGTAAAGAAAAGATTGGAGGAGCTGATGACATTTTTGTGGCAGACATAAGGGATGATAAGGCTATTGTTCCTGCTGTGCAAGGCATAGATGCACTGATAATTCTCACAAGTGCTGTGCCAAAAATGAAGCCAGGATTTGATCCAAGCAAAGGGGGAAGGCCTGAGTTCTATTTTGAAGATGGGTTATATCCTGAACAG GTTGATTGGATTGGTCAGAAGAATCAAATTGATGCAG CCAAAGCAGCAGATGTAAAGCATATTGTTTTGGTTGGTTCTATGGGTGGAACAAACCCAAATCATCCATTAAATAGTCTTGGGAATGGTAACATATTG GTCTGGAAACGAAAGGCAGAACAGTACTTAGCTGAATCTGGTGTACCTTACACGATTATAAG GCCTGGAGGTTTGCTCGATAAAGATGGTTCACAGCGAGAGTTGGTGGTGGGAAAAGATGATGAACTTCTCCAGACTGATACCAAATCTATACCAAGAGCTGATGTTGCAGAAGTCTGCATTCAG GCTCTACTAAATGAAGAGATAAAGTTCAAGGCTTTTGATCTGGCATCGAAGCCTGAGGGTGCTGGTACTGCAACAATGGATTTCAAGTCCTTGTTCTCCCAAGTCACAGCTCGGTTCTGA
- the LOC121995785 gene encoding serine/arginine-rich SC35-like splicing factor SCL30 isoform X1, whose amino-acid sequence MPMLLMQFVCLQKFPMRRYSPPYYSPPRRGYGGRGRSPPRRGYGGGHGGKEQGSGSLLVRNIPLTCRPEDLRVPFERFGPVRDVYMPKDYYSGEPRGFAFIEFVDPYDASEAQYHMNRQVFGGREIAVVVAAESRKRPEDMRKRAKARGPSGYDRRRPSHYGRSRSRSRSRSPRYSSRARHHSRSYSPAPKSRHDNYYSPKRRQRSYTRSPRDHSREHIQDEDHRINSPSYIDTDRNGDANGHEEKPHDAEGSRSHRRSPRHPSVSPPGSRSRSTDSSPRRNSK is encoded by the exons ATGCCGATGCTATTAATGCAGTTTGTATGCCTTCAAAA ATTTCCAATGAGGAGGTACAGTCCCCCTTACTATAGTCCACCCAGGAGGGGTTATGGTGGCAGAGGAAGAAGTCCACCTAGGAGAGGGTATGGTGGTGGTCATGGCGGGAAGGAACAGGGATCTGGTAGCCTTTTGGTTCGAAATATTCCTCTAACTTGTCG ACCTGAGGATCTTCGAGTTCCATTTGAAAGATTTGGTCCTGTTCGAGATGTTTATATGCCAAAGGATTACTATTCTGG AGAGCCTCGTGGATTTGCATTCATAGAGTTTGTTGATCCTTATGATGCTTCAGAGGCACAATATCACATGAATCGGCAAGTGTTTGGTGGTAGGGAGATAGCTGTGGTTGTTGCAGCTGAGTCAAGGAAAAGGCCAGAAGATATGCGTAAAAGAGCTAAAGCCAG AGGGCCATCTGGTTATGATCGCCGCCGCCCTTCTCATTATG GACGCTCTCGTTCAAGGTCACGCTCACGATCTCCCCGTTATTCTTCAAGGGCCCGACATCACTCACG ATCCTACTCTCCCGCACCAAAATCCCGCCATGACAACTACTATTCTCCAAAGAGAAGACAACGCAGTTATACAAGATCCCCTAGAGACCATTCCAGGGAACACATTCAGGATGAAGACCACCGAATCAATTCTCCAAGCTACATTGATACTGATAGAAATGGAGATGCTAATGGTCACGAAGA GAAGCCTCATGATGCTGAGGGATCAAGATCCCATCGCAGGTCGCCAAGGCATCCTTCAGTTTCACCTCCAGGATCAAGGTCAAGATCTACTGATTCAAGTCCTAGGCGAAACAGCAAGTGA
- the LOC121995785 gene encoding serine/arginine-rich SC35-like splicing factor SCL30 isoform X2 has product MPMLLMQFVCLQKFPMRRYSPPYYSPPRRGYGGRGRSPPRRGYGGGHGGKEQGSGSLLVRNIPLTCRPEDLRVPFERFGPVRDVYMPKDYYSGEPRGFAFIEFVDPYDASEAQYHMNRQVFGGREIAVVVAAESRKRPEDMRKRAKARTLSFKVTLTISPLFFKGPTSLTVSVGVIFISYSPAPKSRHDNYYSPKRRQRSYTRSPRDHSREHIQDEDHRINSPSYIDTDRNGDANGHEEKPHDAEGSRSHRRSPRHPSVSPPGSRSRSTDSSPRRNSK; this is encoded by the exons ATGCCGATGCTATTAATGCAGTTTGTATGCCTTCAAAA ATTTCCAATGAGGAGGTACAGTCCCCCTTACTATAGTCCACCCAGGAGGGGTTATGGTGGCAGAGGAAGAAGTCCACCTAGGAGAGGGTATGGTGGTGGTCATGGCGGGAAGGAACAGGGATCTGGTAGCCTTTTGGTTCGAAATATTCCTCTAACTTGTCG ACCTGAGGATCTTCGAGTTCCATTTGAAAGATTTGGTCCTGTTCGAGATGTTTATATGCCAAAGGATTACTATTCTGG AGAGCCTCGTGGATTTGCATTCATAGAGTTTGTTGATCCTTATGATGCTTCAGAGGCACAATATCACATGAATCGGCAAGTGTTTGGTGGTAGGGAGATAGCTGTGGTTGTTGCAGCTGAGTCAAGGAAAAGGCCAGAAGATATGCGTAAAAGAGCTAAAGCCAG GACGCTCTCGTTCAAGGTCACGCTCACGATCTCCCCGTTATTCTTCAAGGGCCCGACATCACTCACGGTGAGCGTAGGTgtcatatttat ATCCTACTCTCCCGCACCAAAATCCCGCCATGACAACTACTATTCTCCAAAGAGAAGACAACGCAGTTATACAAGATCCCCTAGAGACCATTCCAGGGAACACATTCAGGATGAAGACCACCGAATCAATTCTCCAAGCTACATTGATACTGATAGAAATGGAGATGCTAATGGTCACGAAGA GAAGCCTCATGATGCTGAGGGATCAAGATCCCATCGCAGGTCGCCAAGGCATCCTTCAGTTTCACCTCCAGGATCAAGGTCAAGATCTACTGATTCAAGTCCTAGGCGAAACAGCAAGTGA
- the LOC121995785 gene encoding serine/arginine-rich SC35-like splicing factor SCL30 isoform X3, which produces MRRYSPPYYSPPRRGYGGRGRSPPRRGYGGGHGGKEQGSGSLLVRNIPLTCRPEDLRVPFERFGPVRDVYMPKDYYSGEPRGFAFIEFVDPYDASEAQYHMNRQVFGGREIAVVVAAESRKRPEDMRKRAKARGPSGYDRRRPSHYGRSRSRSRSRSPRYSSRARHHSRSYSPAPKSRHDNYYSPKRRQRSYTRSPRDHSREHIQDEDHRINSPSYIDTDRNGDANGHEEKPHDAEGSRSHRRSPRHPSVSPPGSRSRSTDSSPRRNSK; this is translated from the exons ATGAGGAGGTACAGTCCCCCTTACTATAGTCCACCCAGGAGGGGTTATGGTGGCAGAGGAAGAAGTCCACCTAGGAGAGGGTATGGTGGTGGTCATGGCGGGAAGGAACAGGGATCTGGTAGCCTTTTGGTTCGAAATATTCCTCTAACTTGTCG ACCTGAGGATCTTCGAGTTCCATTTGAAAGATTTGGTCCTGTTCGAGATGTTTATATGCCAAAGGATTACTATTCTGG AGAGCCTCGTGGATTTGCATTCATAGAGTTTGTTGATCCTTATGATGCTTCAGAGGCACAATATCACATGAATCGGCAAGTGTTTGGTGGTAGGGAGATAGCTGTGGTTGTTGCAGCTGAGTCAAGGAAAAGGCCAGAAGATATGCGTAAAAGAGCTAAAGCCAG AGGGCCATCTGGTTATGATCGCCGCCGCCCTTCTCATTATG GACGCTCTCGTTCAAGGTCACGCTCACGATCTCCCCGTTATTCTTCAAGGGCCCGACATCACTCACG ATCCTACTCTCCCGCACCAAAATCCCGCCATGACAACTACTATTCTCCAAAGAGAAGACAACGCAGTTATACAAGATCCCCTAGAGACCATTCCAGGGAACACATTCAGGATGAAGACCACCGAATCAATTCTCCAAGCTACATTGATACTGATAGAAATGGAGATGCTAATGGTCACGAAGA GAAGCCTCATGATGCTGAGGGATCAAGATCCCATCGCAGGTCGCCAAGGCATCCTTCAGTTTCACCTCCAGGATCAAGGTCAAGATCTACTGATTCAAGTCCTAGGCGAAACAGCAAGTGA
- the LOC121993722 gene encoding myb-related protein MYBAS1-like isoform X2 produces the protein MGSHSQSIRFEGWGGYLDIGLNRTGKSCRLRWVNYLNPDLKRGRLTPQEKLLVLQLHSLLGNRWSKIARKLPGRTDNEIKNYWRAHMRKISKECKRGSSLGTSLVCDSLSLISETPPQSISNLAEENGVDGVKCYSMDLIWDEIESSAGGFGRGMDGACDISCSLVPSLSKDVSEPQWKIDEDELRMSLLDDARSFFSNFHNDTEAWFFNQT, from the exons ATGGGATCTCATAGCCAAAGTATCAGGTTTGAGGGTTGGGGAGGCTATCTAGATATAG GCCTCAATAGAACCGGCAAGAGTTGTCGTTTGCGTTGGGTTAACTACCTCAACCCCGACCTCAAGCGTGGGCGATTGACTCCGCAAGAGAAGCTCCTTGTTCTTCAACTCCACTCCCTCTTGGGCAATAG GTGGTCGAAAATTGCACGTAAACTTCCGGGGCGAACAGACAATGAGATCAAGAACTATTGGAGAGCCCACATGAGAAAGATATCGAAGGAGTGTAAACGAGGTTCATCGTTGGGCACCTCGCTAGTTTGTGATTCCCTTTCCTTAATAAGCGAGACTCCACCACAATCAATTAGCAACTTAGCCGAAGAAAATGGTGTGGATGGAGTAAAATGTTACTCCATGGATCTGATATGGGATGAGATTGAATCATCCGCAGGCGGTTTCGGGAGAGGAATGGATGGGGCGTGTGATATCTCATGCTCCCTAGTGCCATCTTTGTCGAAGGATGTCTCCGAACCGCAATGGAAGATCGATGAGGATGAATTAAGGATGTCATTACTCGATGATGCACGTAGTTTCTTCAGCAACTTTCACAATGATACAGAGGCTTGGTTCTTCAACCAAACTTAG
- the LOC121993722 gene encoding myb-related protein MYBAS1-like isoform X1 gives MVVVKEETRRGPWSEHEDRQLLSFVRMLGDRRWDLIAKVSGLNRTGKSCRLRWVNYLNPDLKRGRLTPQEKLLVLQLHSLLGNRWSKIARKLPGRTDNEIKNYWRAHMRKISKECKRGSSLGTSLVCDSLSLISETPPQSISNLAEENGVDGVKCYSMDLIWDEIESSAGGFGRGMDGACDISCSLVPSLSKDVSEPQWKIDEDELRMSLLDDARSFFSNFHNDTEAWFFNQT, from the exons ATGGTGGTGGTTAAAGAAGAGACGCGAAGGGGTCCATGGAGCGAGCATGAAGACCGACAATTGCTAAGTTTTGTTCGAATGTTGGGTGACCGACGATGGGATCTCATAGCCAAAGTATCAG GCCTCAATAGAACCGGCAAGAGTTGTCGTTTGCGTTGGGTTAACTACCTCAACCCCGACCTCAAGCGTGGGCGATTGACTCCGCAAGAGAAGCTCCTTGTTCTTCAACTCCACTCCCTCTTGGGCAATAG GTGGTCGAAAATTGCACGTAAACTTCCGGGGCGAACAGACAATGAGATCAAGAACTATTGGAGAGCCCACATGAGAAAGATATCGAAGGAGTGTAAACGAGGTTCATCGTTGGGCACCTCGCTAGTTTGTGATTCCCTTTCCTTAATAAGCGAGACTCCACCACAATCAATTAGCAACTTAGCCGAAGAAAATGGTGTGGATGGAGTAAAATGTTACTCCATGGATCTGATATGGGATGAGATTGAATCATCCGCAGGCGGTTTCGGGAGAGGAATGGATGGGGCGTGTGATATCTCATGCTCCCTAGTGCCATCTTTGTCGAAGGATGTCTCCGAACCGCAATGGAAGATCGATGAGGATGAATTAAGGATGTCATTACTCGATGATGCACGTAGTTTCTTCAGCAACTTTCACAATGATACAGAGGCTTGGTTCTTCAACCAAACTTAG